A stretch of the Erpetoichthys calabaricus chromosome 3, fErpCal1.3, whole genome shotgun sequence genome encodes the following:
- the LOC114649513 gene encoding trace amine-associated receptor 1-like, whose product MNFNLTKTPQAIYYCYPSVNNSCRRQVLPLQNHILAYTVLWATVIFTVFGNLLVIITIAHFKQLHTPTNSLVLSLAVTDLLLGGFVMPPRTVQLVESCWYLGDAFCKCYLSTVIMLCTASILHLSFISIDRYFAICYPLQYQVKITVSVTVNLILFSWILSAVLGYGIVYPELNLKVIEEVYYQNVKCVGSCVLMQNEASSLVSSLFTFYLPGFVMICIYLKIFSVARIQARSITDTVLQNQSAEEKRNAASRTRERKAAKTLAIVMGVFIVCWAPFFLCNIINPVLNHPAPEILIRALVFFGYMNSTFNPLVYGFFYSWFRKALKLIANGKIFHNDSSRIKLYND is encoded by the coding sequence ATGAATTTCAATCTAACCAAGACTCCGCAAGCTATCTACTACTGTTATCCATCTGTAAACAATTCGTGTCGCAGGCAAGTTCTTCCTCTCCAAAATCACATCCTGGCCTACACAGTACTCTGGGCAACGGTGATCTTCACTGTTTTTGGAAACTTGTTGGTCATCATCACCATTGCACATTTTAAGCAGCTTCATACACCCACCAATTCTCTTGTTCTGTCTTTGGCAGTCACCGATTTACTTCTAGGAGGATTTGTGATGCCACCCAGAACAGTTCAGCTTGTTGAAAGTTGCTGGTATTTAGGAGATGCCTTCTGCAAATGTTATCTCAGTACAGTTATTATGCTCTGCACAGCTTCTATATTACATCTTTCTTTTATATCAATTGATCGTTATTTCGCAATATGCTATCCTTTACAGTATCAAGTTAAGATTACTGTGTCTGTAACTGTTAACCTTATCTTGTTTTCATGGATTCTGTCAGCTGTACTTGGATATGGAATTGTATACCCAGAATTAaacttaaaagtcattgaagAAGTTTATTACCAAAATGTTAAGTGTGTAGGGAGttgtgttttaatgcaaaatgaggCATCAAGTTTAGTTTCATCACTCTTCACTTTTTATTTACCTGGATTTGTCATGATTTGTATTTATCTAAAAATATTCAGTGTAGCACGAATACAAGCCAGGTCTATTACAGATACAGTGCTGCAGAACCAGTCAGCCGAGGAAAAGCGAAATGCAGCATCAAGGACAAgagaaagaaaagctgcaaaaacattAGCCATTGTTATGGGGGTGTTTATTGTATGCTGGGCTCCTTTCTTTTTGTGCAACATCATTAATCCAGTTTTAAATCACCCAGCTCCTGAGATTCTCATAAGAGCTCTGGTCTTCTTTGGTTACATGAACTCAACATTTAATCCACTTGTCTATGGTTTCTTTTATAGCTGGTTTAGAAAAGCTCTTAAGTTAATAGCAAATGGAAAGATCTTTCACAATGATTCTTCCAGAATAAAACTGTATAATGATTAA